In the Dyella humicola genome, CCATGGCTCCCATGATCCGTGATGTTGCCGCATAGATGCCTGCATCATGGGCACCTACAGCGCGCACGGCGATGGCCTTGTCCAACTCGGTCGGATTGGCGGCGACCAGTTGCATTGCCGCATAGGATGCGCCGGTCTTCAGCTCGTCCGCCGTGGCGATGCGCGGGTCCCAGTGAAGACGCACATAGCGTCGCGTTAAGTGATAACTGATCACTAGGCTAACGACGGATGTCGCGAACTGTAGGATCGCGTAGGTGGCGAGGCGATCCTCGTCGTCGACCGCAAAGCATGGTGCGATGGCAAGCAGGCGCAGTCCCAGCGGAAGCCACTGCACGAACTGGCTGAGGGGGACGCGCTCACTCGCTTGCAAGGTGAAGCTAAGCAGGGTGATGAAGGGCGTAATCAGAAGTTCAGTGGCGCCTATCCACCAGAGCGTGTTCAAAGACAGCAGACCACGGTCCGTTATCAGGCCACCGCACAGGAGATAGACCAGCAAAAGCGCGCAGCCGAGCAAAAGCGTGAGTGGCCATGCATAGCGCCAGATATCCGATGCCGCATCACCCTTGCGCGCCGTGGCCGAAAGCATCACGTAACCTGAGCCAAGACTGGGGAGCAGGCCCATAACAACGGCCAGCGCCATCGCGGCGGTCAGGTTGCCATAGATGGTGGGTGGAAGCAGACGAGTGAGCAGGATCAGCATCGCTGTCTGGGTGGCGACGCGCAGGGCGAGCAGGGCCGAGGTTTGCAGGCTTTGGCGAGCGAGTTGCCCCATCGTGTGCAGTCAGTTGGAGTTGTCGGAAGACGGTAACAGATCCCGGAGCCCGGCAAGCTCCTTGTCCAGATAGCCGCCCATATTGAGATCCTGCAAGTTGCCCAGCTGCCGTCTGGCCTCGTCAAACTTCTTTTCCGAAACGTACATGTGAAACAGCGTAATCCTGTAGGCCGCTTCGCTGGGAGCGACCTTGGTTGCCGCTGTCATCATTTTTTCGCCCAAGCCAGCATCGGAAAGCTCGTTCCAGGCAAACTCACCATAGGCTGCAAGAATGCGCGCACTCGGGTCCGGATGAGATATCGCCGCCTGAAATGCCGCACTCATACGCGACTTGGGCAGGTCACACTGGGCTTCATGCATGCAATGCACCAGGGCAATCAGCGAACTTTCGTCCTGCACACCAGGTTTTCGTGATCTTAATTTGGCGATCATGCTGTCCCACCACGTGTCCTTGATGGGCAAATGCATCCTTGCATTCATAAAGATCAGCGCCTGCTGCGGAAGGATGGATGACTTGGGGAGGCTGGCCGCTTGTTCCAATGGCGCATAGGCAAGGCGCGTGAATTCGGAGTTGGGGTCGTAGCGCGAATAGATAATGTAGGTTCGGCCGAGCTCATATTGGGCGCGAGGCGATTCCGGTGCTCGAGTCGCCAGTTCCCTGGCTAGGCGCAGCGGGTCTCCCCAGGCGTAAGCCGTCATGGTCGTCAGCCACAACCACCAGCCCATCAGCAGCAACAACGGCAACAGAGAAAGCCCGTGACGGAGTCGCCCTACAAGGTGTCGCCGTTCTAAGGCATCCGGGCTGCCGGCGACGGTGGCGCCCGATCCTGAAAGCGTCATCGAGCGCGGAACAATGCTGGGCAGGACGGCGAGCAGGAGGCCGAGGCTGGCGAAGTAATTGCGGTGTTCGTAGATCAGTTCCAGCGGCAGGATCGTGCCCGTCAAAAGATGGCTGGCGAGAAAGAGCGCAATTCCCAAGGCGGCAAGAGGGCGTCGACGACGAAGCCAGATCGCAGCAACGCTCAAGCCGACCAGGCAGGCGATGCTCGCGATGGTGGTCCACGGCGTCAGCAGCCCATCCGATACGTCAAAGTCGTCGTGATAGAACGACAGCCCACGTGCCGTGGGGAAAATAGTCCAGCGGATATAGTCGACCACCACGCGCGCTTCACTTAGCAGTCGCGTTGTCATGGTGAAGTCTCGGGTCGACCATGCCTTCGGCTGCAGCAGGCCCGGCAACAAATAGCCAAGGCCAATCAATAAAGGCAAAACCAGAATCATGAGGAACATCGTGACGAGGCGGCGGTCCTTCACACCGGTGCGCCCAGATGTCGAGTCGCTCGCGGGGCCGCGGAAGTCGAATAAGCACCATTCCACCAATAGGGCATAAAGCGGCAGCATCACCGCCGTTTCCTTGGCCATGGTACCAATGGCTGTCGGTAGCGTGAGGCTTGCCAGACATAGCAGGAATCCCCGAGAGAACAACTGTCCATCCGTGCCGCCAAGCATGCGGCGCCGGCCTTGGACGTAGCCGATCAGCCCCAGCAGGATAAAAAGGTTGGCCAGGCTCTCCATGCGCTGCACGACATAAAGGACTGCCGTGAGATTGATCGGCAGCAACAGCCAGGCCGCTGTTATCCACAGCGCCAGCATTGTGGGTCGCGAGTTAGGTTCAGTGTTGTCTTGATCTGCTGGCGTATCCGTTGAGGACTGCTTTCGCAGGGGATTTGCAAACCCTGACGT is a window encoding:
- a CDS encoding lipopolysaccharide biosynthesis protein, with protein sequence MLILLTRLLPPTIYGNLTAAMALAVVMGLLPSLGSGYVMLSATARKGDAASDIWRYAWPLTLLLGCALLLVYLLCGGLITDRGLLSLNTLWWIGATELLITPFITLLSFTLQASERVPLSQFVQWLPLGLRLLAIAPCFAVDDEDRLATYAILQFATSVVSLVISYHLTRRYVRLHWDPRIATADELKTGASYAAMQLVAANPTELDKAIAVRAVGAHDAGIYAATSRIMGAMVTPVIALLLSAQPRLFRHAHKPDKQGKRLIGLIALLAFGWGIFSSVALAVCSPLLPVILGPTYAATARLLPWVAITAPFLALRLSAGTVLVALGHPRERIAFEIAGVLLLASGMVVLPHFLGVGGLIAAVIMAEAVMAASGWWLVRKHNA